One Coccinella septempunctata chromosome 1, icCocSept1.1, whole genome shotgun sequence DNA window includes the following coding sequences:
- the LOC123322884 gene encoding histone H2A-like, with protein RGKGGKVKGKAKSRSNRAGLQFPVGRIHRLLRKGNYAERVGAGAPVYLAAVMEYLAAEVLELAGNAARDNKKTRIIPRHLQLAIRNDEELNKLLSGVTIAQGGVLPNIQAVLLPKKTEKKS; from the coding sequence CGTGGTAAAGGTGGTAAAGTTAAGGGCAAGGCGAAGTCTCGTTCAAATAGAGCGGGATTGCAGTTTCCCGTTGGACGTATCCATCGTTTGTTGCGAAAGGGAAATTACGCCGAACGAGTAGGAGCGGGAGCACCCGTTTATCTGGCAGCCGTGATGGAATATCTCGCTGCTGAAGTATTGGAATTGGCCGGTAACGCCGCTAGAGACAACAAGAAGACTAGGATCATTCCACGCCATCTTCAGTTGGCCATTAGAAACGACGAAGAATTGAACAAGTTACTCTCTGGAGTAACTATCGCCCAGGGTGGAGTTTTACCAAATATCCAAGCGGTACTTTTGCCGAAAAAAACCGAAAAGAAATCGTAA
- the LOC123318968 gene encoding histone H2B-like: MPPKTSGKASKKAGKAQKNISKTDKKKKRKRKESYAIYIYKVLKQVHPDTGISSKAMSIMNSFVNDIFERIAAEASRLAHYNKRSTITSREIQTAVRLLLPGELAKHAVSEGTKAVTKYTSSK; this comes from the coding sequence ATGCCTCCGAAAACTAGCGGAAAAGCGTCTAAAAAGGCGGGCAAGGcccagaaaaatatttccaagacTGATAAGAAGAAGAAACGGAAGAGGAAGGAAAGTTACGCCATCTACATTTACAAGGTATTGAAACAAGTGCATCCCGATACCGGTATTTCTAGCAAAGCTATGAGTATCATGAACAGTTTCGTGAATGATATCTTCGAACGTATCGCTGCTGAAGCGAGCAGACTGGCTCACTACAATAAACGTTCTACGATTACCAGCAGGGAAATTCAGACTGCGGTACGGCTTCTCTTACCTGGCGAGCTGGCTAAGCACGCAGTCAGCGAAGGTACCAAAGCAGTCACCAAGTACACTAGTTCAAAATGA
- the LOC123318832 gene encoding histone H1B-like: MSLSTSESEVRQATTPASAVGKTLKKAEKKTSAKSKHVKPSHPPTSDMVNSAIKGLKERSGSSLQAIKKYIGSNYKVDSEKLAPFIRKYLKSAVQSGSLIQTKGKGASGSFKLAAGGSTTNASKKVTKKLVKSADGANKNASSTTAAEKKNKSPARSTTTVSKSKKRAAIATEKKKPKLTKSPSKAKKAIKSPTKKPKAPKPKTVKSVTAPKKVTSPKKKK; this comes from the coding sequence ATGTCATTATCAACCTCCGAGTCtgaagtgcgacaggcaactacGCCTGCTAGTGCTGTTGGTAAGACGCTTAAAAAAGCCGAGAAAAAAACCTCAGCAAAGTCTAAACATGTCAAACCCAGCCATCCTCCAACTTCCGATATGGTTaacagtgccatcaaaggattgAAAGAAAGGAGCGGGTCCTCGTTGCAAGCTATCAAGAAATACATCGGTTCGAATTACAAGGTCGATTCTGAAAAACTTGCACCGTTCATAAGAAAATATCTGAAGTCCGCTGTACAGTCCGGTTCCCTGATTCAGACCAAAGGAAAAGGAGCGTCTGGTTCTTTCAAATTGGCCGCTGGCGGATCTACAACAAACGCGTCGAAGAAGGttacgaaaaaattggtcaagtcgGCCGATGGAGCAAATAAGAATGCGTCATCTACAACGGCAGCCGAGAAGAAGAACAAATCCCCTGCCAGGTCTACAACTACAGTGAGTAAGTCGAAAAAGAGAGCGGCAATTGCTACAGAAAAAAAGAAGCCAAAATTAACGAAATCTCCCTCGAAAGCTAAGAAGGCAATCAAATCGCCGACGAAGAAGCCCAAAGCACCGAAACCAAAAACGGTCAAATCAGTAACGGCTCCGAAGAAAGTAACGTCTCCcaaaaagaaaaagtaa